The Drosophila sulfurigaster albostrigata strain 15112-1811.04 chromosome 3, ASM2355843v2, whole genome shotgun sequence genomic sequence AACTTGGCGCTATACTTACAGTCACCAGATTGAATAACGACGCTGGACTTTAAggaaaattaaagtttttattttaatcctTATTGAGGTTACTTACTGCATTGGCAACTGGTACATTGCAAGACACAATCAGTAAAATAGCTTCGATTATAAATCCGTGCGGATATACTTTGATCATTTTCGGGGCAATTTTCATATTGGAATGACAGTAATCATTTTTATGAGAAAGAAATTGTGTATAAACAACTGCGTTTACAAattgagttttaattgttttttggtttttgtcatcaatataaataactaGGCTACGAAATTTTGATTACTAAATTACAATATTCGAAAAGAATTGGTATCATGTGTTtccatttatttcatttttatttctatggAGCAAGAAATTAGGAAGTCGTTATGTTTTCCCTCATTCTTaagttgaaatatattaaatgcgAAACGGTAAAAGCCAGGAATCAGAAATGAGGGAATGTGAAGATCTTTgatgttataattttttacatAGTAATGATTTGGAGGAACTGGGCAATCCGGCCTAAAGTTTCCATGCGCGAACAATGTTGAAAACCAACGCTTAAATATACTACTCCTTAAATTTCTCATTATGGAGCAAGCGTCAATTGAGTATTTGTAGAATTTCTGATATGCCTTTGAATTTTCCTTGCGGTTATAGAATTCCATATTGGAGCGTACTTCGGGAACTAACGGTctgattaaattaaagtctACATTCATTTGGGCATTCGTGAGACTTACAGATAAATTGCGAATGTATGAAGAGTTATACTTATCACATTCTAGAGTCTTTAGAACGTCAAACATtgatttctaaaaataaattattattttgtttgcattatttatttattattaacataacTGTTTACCGCGCTAGACAACTGAGAAACACATGCCAAAAGCAGAAATAATGTTAATGTATTCATCATCCATGGAGCGAAACAATCAAACTAACGCTAAAACTTCTAATCtaaaaaactttaaacaaaatcCCTAAATTTAGGTAACATGCAAAGCAATGtagcatattaaaatatttaaaaccgGAGTTAGTTATGCGCTAAGTATGAATctgataaaaaattaattatatgccAAATACCACAATTTATTCAATCACCTGTATAGTCAAAGCAATCAAACAAATTGCTGGCATTAAGATCCAAACCTTTAGATAAGttacaaaaaaagatataaactcaaacaacaaatttaataacaacctcacgcaattaaaattatttttagtttcgtttgtttgtggtctatttttgtacaaattagtaaagaatataaaataagactgtgagatacccgcttcctataatttatttttgttattatttgcaatGCAACTCTAAGAAAAcggtattattataaaaatatatcgaaatcatacagcaaaataattaaaaatattccaaatactatattttgtatattgatgcAGTTCTGTATTcaatatatgggtaattctctgatTCACTGACGGATATGGCTAAATtgtcaagaatatatataccttATGGGGCCGGAAATGCCTCCTTCTAACTATTACTTACATTTCATaaaggcacaaagttataatacccttctatcttAGGGGTAACGAGTATTATTACATTATGTGGTCCGACAATTGTGTTCTACATTATGTTACAGTCAGTTATAAGTTGGCTCTTAGTTTAATTAGTCCAATGAAATCGAATTGATTTTTTACAAATAACTATACAAAccatatttaattgtatttcttttatattgcaatttaattaagattttctgcttgatttaattatttaattttgactTCTACATTGCAGCCTAGTACAAAATCTTTCACCAATTTCTTATGttgaaatacattaaatgACAGTCGATAAGAGCCAGTGAATAGAAATGTGGGAATAAGAACATTGTTAACATTATACTTACATAAGTAGTAATGATCTGGTGGAATGGGACAATACGACTTAAAATTaccaaacgaaaaaaatgatATGAACCAGCGCTTAAACATATTATTCTTGTGATTACCCATCATCGAACACAGATCGAAAGAGTATTGATAGAAACTCTGGTATGTTTTAAAATCATCTTTGCGGGTGTAGAAATCCAAATGTACACGCAATCCCGTGATTAACGGACTTATTAAGTCCAACTCTATGTTCATTATATCCTTTTTCAAGATCAAAGAAAAATTGCGAGCATATGACTGATTATAATTTGAACAATCAGGAGGCCTGACTATGTCAAATTTGGACatctaaaaaataacaatatatttatgtacattattttttgtttgcatatacataattatatttaccacactcggaaattgaaaaaggcatccaaatagaaaaataatggTTGATAGATTCATGCTTTGAAAggcaatgaaaacaaaatatgactAAATGGTATATTAGAAAAGTTACAGCTTATATTTgagtaaaaaattaattttttattttcacaaaataattataaaattgttcaGGAAAAAGcccattatattattaaacataCCGTGCTAAcatattgaaatgtaaaaatatatcgaCTTTACTGATAACACTGATTTAGACCAAAGGTCGTTGGATTGGATTGGATTGGATTGGATTGGATTGGATTAAATTggaatgaattttaaattgttttcgatAGTTTTTGGTTGACGAACTAAATTGTATTTAGGgtaaaaaaacatattctaataataaattcgcatttttatacccgctacccatagggtagaagggtattataactttgtgccggcaggaaatgtatgtaacaggtagaacgaggcatctccgaccctataaagtatatatattcttgatcagcgtcaacagccgagacgatatagccatgtccgtctgtctgtctgtccgtctgtgtgtctgtgtgtcagtccgtccgtccgtatgagcacctagatctcagagactataagagatagagctataattttttttcgacagcatttgttatgtttgcacgcagatcaagtttgtttcaaatttttgccacgcccacttccgcccccgcaaatcaaaaaaatcgaataacaagcgtaattttaaagctagatttGCGAATTggtttatacaataattactatagttgttatgattcctgaaaattaagttgcgatcagataaaaattgtggaagttattaaagaaatacttttgtatgggcaaaaacgcctacttactaggggtcttagttgtttggccgacaatctggcacattgtgccgtctatggtatattttgaatggtatactatatcgatataccaaacataccatgtggtatatttttttagtatttttttttagtattttcggtatatttggaaaatgattccgcaatattttgcctttattaaaaatgggtagcgggtatctcacagtcgagcacactcgactataactttcttacttgtttaatattataaataaaagatcGTTATgacaacatattttttataataatttttattgtcaagaaaaaaattttttgttaataatatctacatacaaatttttaggtattaatataaatattattcattatacGTCGAATTGCTATtcttccattttattttaattttgcatctGCGAAACATGAAATAAGTAAATccttattttgaaaaatgtccATTGAAAAGCGATAAGAGCCAGCCAGCAGAAATGTGGGAAGAACTTGATtgttaacattaaaatgttttatatagtAATGATTTGGAGGAAAAGGGCAACGTGAATTTATATTTCCAGATTCAAAGAAGGATAATACCCATCTTTTAAACACATTGTTCCGTTGATTGACCAGCATCGGACATACGTCGAAGGTGTATTTGTAAAAACTCTGATAGGATTTCGAATTTGGTTTTCGTATGTGAAAATCCATATTCAACTGCAGTCCCCAATCTAATGTCTTAAGTGTATCCGTGTCTAAAAACAGTTCGGAATTCTGTGTTGCCAAAGAAAAGTTCCGGAGATATGtaaaatttagatttttacATTCTGGAATATGTTGCAGTTCAAGTTTGGACATcttaataaaaattagaatgttagtataattattttgattgcaatatatttaatatttaccacatatgaaaattgagaGATGCATCCAAAAAGAAGAATTATCGTTGATATTATATTCATGTTATAATAGgcgaagcaaacaaaatacaactgAATGAAATCTGATCGGTGTTAGAGGTTATATCTTGGGTTTTTTTAATTGGAGAAAATTATTGTATGAATATAAACAAgagcaatttaaattaaccAGCGGAACATgtaaaattaagattttgaTCGATATATTTACctacatacaaaaaaaggtTTTATTGTCGCAAATGCTTTAATCATTTGCCTTCGGTTTAAAAGAATGATAACAGGTTAGTCGaaaaatttatatgtaatatgatattttgtattaaacattttgtggtttataccacaattatgcaattatctGAACTAATTTCTTATACATATTAGACATTACCCctatgaaaacaaatttgttggctcattcaaatgaaattcatggaataaatattgttgatttaataaatgatACTGGGGTTATAATAGATGTCATTTAAACTGTCAGTGTTTGGACAGCAACTTTTTAGCATTCGCCGATTGTGTTGACGTTTTATAGTTTCGCTCAGAAAGCTGAGCACGACCAATTGCAAACAGTCAATTGGcaaaaattgaattcgaaCAAAACGCAGCACAGCTAAAATCGATCGCCAGCTCACATAAATCATACAAAATACTCACGAAATCATTGCGATTGCCACTTCGCAGTGCaacaatgaacaaaaaaaaaacgaataacaacaacaaaaaatatagccAAAAGCACTCTTAAAATTCGCAAACTGTCACGGGGAACACAATGAACACGACGCAAGtcacaaacattttattgcaaatatattgaatattaatttctcGTATTTTTACCGTCTATTCTGATGGCCCATTTGACGGCccattttaattcaatttgtgcaatttgtgcgaaaatatgcaaatatcgCGATACGTAGAAATATGAACAATTGTATGATAAATGACGTTGATGGATATTCCAAAAGTGACAGCTTTAGACAATTTGCAGGCAATTTACGTCTAAAGTCGTGAGAAGCTATAGATTCACAATATCTTTCTAAGATacataattcatttataagttgaatatttttttttggtttgtttagTTCGCATACGCATTAAAATTTCAGTACTGTTAGACCAAATATAAAGCAGAAATTTTCTCAGAGTATGGAAATGTTTTTGTCCACAAATCCAGGTACCGAATATTTAGgttaataattattcaaaatgaatcaCTGAATCAGGAAAAGCTACTTCCAAGTCTGATAGTGAAATTCAGTATGAAGATACtgacatttaaatttcaacacTACTTGgcagaatacaaaaatatttatacttgaGACCCAAAAGTTATACGCATAAGATACTgattattaaaaaagttgataaatattgaaatgaattattaaacTAAGAAAACATTCTTCAAAAATGTACTACACTACtagacaaaatataaaaaagaaaggtTGTAAGTAAAAATCATTTCTAGTGttcgaaatgaaatattatgtGTACATAAAAAAGTTGTATTGTAAGCTTaagttattgaaaatttaaatgaagtgATTCAAATCATTAAGCTAATAATCAAGAAAATCTACTTCAAAGTGTGATAGTAAAATACagtttgggttttttttggCTGCGCTTATTGGCAACTATATTGCTCattgaaacataaaaaaaaggttgatagacaatttaaaagaatacCATTGAAACATTGAAAGTGCTGATTAAAACTTGAAACTGAACTCCAGTTGCGAGGCCTTCTCTAGCGCATCTACTTCAGAGATATATAAATACTCTTAGGCCGTCTTGGGCAGCATAGCGAATATGCCAGGCTTCAGGTTGTTCACATCCTGTACGGTGAACTCGCCAGTGAAGTGATCATTCATGATGAGTGTACGCTTCTTGCTGGCATCCAGAAGATTGGCTTGGTAGAAGATTTCGAAATCGAACTCTGGGAGAATAGCGGTAGTTGGATCCTCTGGCCACCAAAACTTGTTGATGAAGTAAGATCCCTGGAATTTGCGTTTAAAGCGTAAGTCACGggataatttgtattttcccTAGAGAAATGTTAGTGTAGGATCAAAAGGATCACACACATGCAACTGACTTACCTTGGGAATCGGGCAAGTATCGATGATGTTGCCATATTCACGAATGAAGCCGTGCACAAATCGACCCACAGGTGACTTGTTGGCAAAGTTCAGGACTCGACAGATGTTGATGGTTGTATTCAGAGTGGTTGTGTAGGTTGGATCCAGTTTATTAGAGATACGTGCCTCCAAATGGATATCCACATCTTGCAGCTCCTGATGCACTTCCATTGAGAAATTCAAATGAGGATCGGCATGATCATAGACAACCTTGTGGCTGACCATTTTCTCTTCGCTCCAGATTTTGATATCCTTGAACTTAGGCCGCAACATTTTCTATTCAAAGAAACTAGATTCAGTAAAGGATTTACTGTTTTAATTATAAGGATAACTCACCTCGGCCAAGGCTCCATGGCACAGAACCAAAACGATTTGCAATACAGCTAAACCGTTCCACAACATGATGAATTCGATGATGGACACGATGTCTGTCAGTTTTCGTTAAACTCTAGCTATTTATAGCGATGGGAAAACGCTTGTGGAAATGGACAAACTCATTTAGATTCAATGATATCGGGAAATtcgttaaaaataaaatgcctgaatgatttttaaatgacCTTTGATTTAGGTTTCAAACGATTATGCCATGGCATTATTTGATTTCTATCTAATCTGATTTGTCTAATTGCCTACAATATTATTGCTTCATTCATCCTTGACATGTTTCGTAATAGCAGATATAATATGACTACggcttaattgaaaaaaagtcAGACAATAATTGACCGAAGATGCGTGCACTGTCGTTCTCTAGCTTGTATCTTCTTTTACTTGGCATCCTACTGAGGAGTTCCTCGTCATCTGCTTGGGTAAGTAGGAAATAGTCTTCTTAAAAATCATATTGCTGAACATTTTCCTCTCTCGATTTTAGCGTTCTTTCAAAGTCGTCTTCACGCGCTTTGAATTCGAGCCGAATGCCAAGTTTTTAGATGTGAGATTAGAAGTTGAGAATGATGACGAGAACAGCGCTTTGAATGCAGTTATCAATGTGCTTCAACCTCTAGATGATGTAGAACTATCGATAAGCATTGGTCTCCAAGGTGAACTgggaaattatacaaatatcgTCAGTAGAAGTACAAACTTCTGCAAGATGCTAAAGGATCGCAGTGCCGAGCCTTTGACGCGCATTATCTATCAGGACATGCTGCGATTTGGCAAACTCTTCAAGGAATGCCCTTTGCCAAAAGGCACCTATACACTGCGGGGCTATCATATTGATGAGGAACTGTTGCCCAGTTTTCTGCCAGAGACAAACTTTCAGTTTGGCCTACAATTGACACAGGCCAAGGGTCAGGAGATCTTTCATGGCACGCTTCATGGACGCATCGATAAATCGAAAGGTTTCAACAATCTAAAAATGTTCAGCTTGGGTTGatataatgatatattttattgtgcaTAACTGTGTTCATAATGTTCGTcttaaatgttataaatttgTCAGCACTTCAGTCTTCAATCTAAATTATTGTCATCGCGCTGTAGTATTTTGGGCACTGTCTTCAATGTGTGACTCCCTGTCTGTGCTGTTGCTCTGCTGTTTGTCTGATTTTAGTATGCAAAATACCTTTTGTCGCACAATTGACATCATTGTCGGCTATGAGGCGTCATCGTCAGCGGATAGTCGGACACCTCGTCCTCTGTTGCCTGCTCATCAGTCAGTGCTAGAGGCAGAGTGATACGAAAGGTAGACGGAggcagagatagagacagaggaGCAGGTAGAGTCACCGTCAACGTCACGTGTTTGCCAGCTCGACTGCGAAATTCGCATGTTTACCCGACGGTGACAAGCTGTCTGCAGGCAGCGAATTGATGACGCTGATAATGGCAACGGACGAGCGAAGCtaaagagagagatggagaatgtgtgagtttgtgtacGTGTGAACGAGagggaaggagaaggaggaggagggcaAGACGTTTGTGTAGCCCAATGTGAAACAGACGACAATGATTTAGAGCCAGCTTGCTTGCCATGTGTTTTTGGGGGTTTCGAGCACTCGTGTGTTGATTGCGACTGATATCGCTGGCAGTGGCATAAATTAAGGGTTCTTGGCGAAGAAGATGATGTCGCGCGGCAAACTGTTGCCGAAACTACTCTCGGTAGATAAACATTGCCCATTAAATAATGCCAGCATAATTCATTGATGCACTTTGCACAGGCAGCAGCCAGAAACTGATCATTACGAATTTACTCATTACTCATGCAGAACGTGTCAGCCCAAAGGCCACGTAATCGAGTCGCAGAGAGAGATGAAAGCCTACCCACAACTATATAATACTACTAGATAGATATCCAGATAGATATGCACAAAGTTAACCGACATCTTTCCAAAGACAATAAAAGCTTGCAAATAGTTGAAGTtactctcttctctttctttttttgtgtcaTTCCCGAGTTTATCCCGataaaacaagcaacaaaccTACGGAATGTGCTGTTTGAGTGGGGAATACGACTAGAAGGTTCTCGAGTGTCGGGTTCTCTTCTGTTTTCTACTTTCTGTAATTAAGGATGCAATGCACATCGTTTAAGCTAAAAGTCGTTGACAGCAGTAATGTCTCGTTGAATCTCGTGactcagcagcagccaagctAAGTCAGGCCGGGTCGGGCCGATGGGGTAAGCAAaaaatatgtacttatatatactcatactcatactcctATTCGTATTCGAACTCGTACTCGTGCATCTCCTACCCACATATAAATTTTGTCTAAGTTAACTCGTAAAAAGACAGCGATAAATTCTCGCAAAGGCCTCATTGCACTTAAAATAAGTTTCGGTATTTTGTGTGGAACGTtgaatttaacaatatttcattcttttgtAGGTTCTTAGCTAACATTAAGTTTTCTGAggattttaaatgaatttaaactacgaaAGTATGTAGTAAGTGATGaaaaaactattcaatttatagacaaacataaaaaaatataatacttttcaTGTTTCAAATCGGTTATTGacatttcttaaaaaattaacAGAGTCAATGAAAAACCTAACTCTAACTTCTAACATCTTCCATCTTCTGTTTCGTCGATTACTTATTTCGTTTCGTATTCGCAAACTGTCAGCTCTTCACTTGAGGCctaaaaaacaattcaatttgtctTCTTTGAATTTGTCAACTTTTTCACACCTGTTTCAATGTCCTTCCGTCAACGGCTGGTCAACGAAATTTATGCCATTTGTGTTTCGCTTGAGTTgtccaaattaaatttgttacataaaaatgtaaatttttgctgttcttttgtcttcgcttctttttttcttacGGTACgcatttcaattattgacatttcaatggcttttattcaatttatttgctgagCTTACCGTTTCGAATTTTTTGcacaccccaaaaaaaaaaaaaaaaaattcgcaAGTTGTTGAAAAACATCTCGGTTGATACAATTGTCATGAAATTGactgtaattgttgttgtaaggTTATAAATTGAATGTGCAATTTATAATTGTCATTATTACGATGGTGTTGTCACGCGGTTCACTGCATAAAAAGTACTCCAAATGAGCCTCAAAACTGGAGCATTCTATTCTCCTTTGATCATTGAATTCTTCTCACATACAAATTGGCGGCTTGCCTCTATTTAATGACTCAGCTTAGAGgtgatataaataaaagcaagtgcgaatagtttgttttttctcttataGAAATCTATACACTCTACAAGGATTTCAGTTCCTTTAATCACAGTGATATATCATTATTACGTTTTGTGATACGAGTATTCTAAAAAacgtatattgatattaagcacttgttatgtttgcacgcagatcaagtttgtttaaaaatttttccaaTACCAACTTCTGCCCCctaaaattgacaaaaatcgCATAGGAAtcataattttgaagctacAGAGCTAGAGATTTTCggtgtatacaataaaaatgacaGCATTTATGAAAAACTCCTACTTACTGTAGGTcctatttgctttggctgaatatgtggtatattttctgtactctatggtatatttaaatgccaaatacgtcacttggtatatttttggcatgttttaagaataataccgtactTTTATAGCTGTAGTATCTGTATTATTTTGCTACTTCTTTCCCATAAATTCTACCTTACCCTTTGTAAGGGTATCTACAACTGAAATCCGTCTATAAATTGCGAATAAACAAGTTCCACTGGGAAATCCCAAGTATAAATTATGTGAGGTAAAAAATAGAAGCTAGTCCGCAAATGGAATTAAAGTAATGTGAAGCATTTCAAGCATCCGGATCAGTGAGAAGATCGATTTAAAACCGATTTCTATGCAATTGAACACCGAATTtggagaaagaaaaaaaatcgaaacatatatataaataaaatgtgggTAAGACATGCAAATTACTTTGTTTGAGTGGCATGAGAAATTCAAATGTTGCGGCACGTGACTGGAACCGGGAACAGAAGTCGTGTCGATAAGAAGTCGTGAAGTTCTCTTTACAATCTATGCCACGCCCAATTATGATGAGTTTATTGAACTATGaattaatttcgaaataaaGAACTCTAATATCCATTCTCTATGATTATATCAT encodes the following:
- the LOC133845446 gene encoding uncharacterized protein LOC133845446, whose translation is MFDVLKTLECDKYNSSYIRNLSVSLTNAQMNVDFNLIRPLVPEVRSNMEFYNRKENSKAYQKFYKYSIDACSIMRNLRSSIFKRWFSTLFAHGNFRPDCPVPPNHYYVKNYNIKDLHIPSFLIPGFYRFAFNIFQLKNEGKHNDFLISCSIEIKMK
- the LOC133843203 gene encoding uncharacterized protein LOC133843203, whose amino-acid sequence is MLWNGLAVLQIVLVLCHGALAEKMLRPKFKDIKIWSEEKMVSHKVVYDHADPHLNFSMEVHQELQDVDIHLEARISNKLDPTYTTTLNTTINICRVLNFANKSPVGRFVHGFIREYGNIIDTCPIPKGSYFINKFWWPEDPTTAILPEFDFEIFYQANLLDASKKRTLIMNDHFTGEFTVQDVNNLKPGIFAMLPKTA
- the LOC133843205 gene encoding uncharacterized protein LOC133843205, producing the protein MRALSFSSLYLLLLGILLRSSSSSAWRSFKVVFTRFEFEPNAKFLDVRLEVENDDENSALNAVINVLQPLDDVELSISIGLQGELGNYTNIVSRSTNFCKMLKDRSAEPLTRIIYQDMLRFGKLFKECPLPKGTYTLRGYHIDEELLPSFLPETNFQFGLQLTQAKGQEIFHGTLHGRIDKSKGFNNLKMFSLG